Within Rhinolophus ferrumequinum isolate MPI-CBG mRhiFer1 chromosome 26, mRhiFer1_v1.p, whole genome shotgun sequence, the genomic segment GAAGTCACATTAATGATGAACCGGAGAAATGAGATCAAGACCAAAGAGATCGCCAAAGACAGGACGTCCTCATTGACGTCAAGTATTGTGCCATTTCTCCTGATCGCAAATTCAGGAAAAGGTACCGTCTGTATGAGCACAACACGCAGGAGAGTGGTGGCGGAAGAAACCAGCACACAGGCCAGCAGCAGCCTGGAGAGCTTTGGGGACAGATTTCGTTTCAGGAGCAGAAAAACTGGGTGTTGGAAGTCAGTAATCTTCACGCAGTACAAAACGTTGAGCAAGGTGACAAACCAGAGACCATTAGAGTCCAAAAATGTCCAGCACAACAGGAAAGCAGCGGGTACGTAGACTGACCTTTCAGTATTTGGAGCCATGAAGAGGCAGAGAACGTACAGTAGAAACAGTCCCAGCATAAGAAATCTGGTGATGCCCACGCTGAACAGGATCTTATCAAAAGAGGAGCTTCTGTGGCTTTGGACCCATGTCTTGTAGTTGATCACTACAATAAACAGATTCAGAATGAGTCCTACAAAATCCGAAATCGCTGAGACACCCACAGCAGAGAAATACAATCTTTGGAGCATCTTGACTCATGCAGGTTTCCACACTTGTGGTGCTGATGGTGAGGGCAGGAGAAATACTTAAATGTACAAGGGGCACCAGGATCCAGCCAGGAAggacatttccttttttaattttcctctggGTGGCAAATGAGCCATTAGTGGTCTCAGAGCCAGCTGCTTTCACTGAGATGCAAATCTTTCAAGGATTGCATTAACTCTTTCTTCATCCATATCCTGTTTTCCTTAGAAATGCGCAATTAAAACAGATGAGGTGAACCTGGGAGTCCACTCCTCTAAGAGAAGGAGAGCTGAAGGGAGGAGGTATGGCAGGCTTCAAGGACTTCAAGTCCAAATGACAGGGTTCCACTCCAGCAGTGCTTCTGTCACTGCTGCACAGTGAACGCAGCTTTTCTTCTAAGCAACCCCAGGATACAGTGGGAAtccccatgcctctctcctaccCACCCGCCCCCACCCACACATCCACGAATTACCTGAATccaacttctctctcctctctaatCTGTTCACGTTGCAGCTGTCATTCTGGCCATGCCACCGTTACCCTCTCACCTCTCCGCACCTGTGGGGACTTACAGTTATCTGATAGGTCAAGTTCAGGGACCTCACACTTCCTCGAGAAAGCCTTTTCCAGGGAATTCCATCCTCTCATGATGATTCCTTCCTTTACCAGTCGCATATATAGATCTGGGCCTTGCGTGATCTGCTTTTGTTTGGAAAAGAAATGGCAGCCATTTCATGGGTTCCTTTATAGGTCTGGGTTAATGGGTTAATCTAAAATCACCCGTGGCTATTTCCTCTTAGACATTTAACTGACAATCAAAAGCACTCTGGTACCAGATACACAGTAAAGCTTTAGTTACAGTTTTGTAGGTCAAACAGAGAGGCATTCTATTGCCTGATTTCTCTGTAATTGCTAAGAGAGGAAAGGGCACAATGTCTGGAAAATGATATTGCCGAAAACAATGAATGAGTGCAAGAGGGTGGCATCTCTTATCCACTCTAGCAGTTGGACAATCCTGGATGCAGCCACATATATGTCACCAAGCCAGCATCATGGTAAAGCATCCAAAGTCCTATTACCAAATCCAAATAGGAATCGACGAGGAGAAGGAACAAAGATGTGAAGATGACCAGGTCCAGAGC encodes:
- the TAS2R4 gene encoding taste receptor type 2 member 4, with the protein product MLQRLYFSAVGVSAISDFVGLILNLFIVVINYKTWVQSHRSSSFDKILFSVGITRFLMLGLFLLYVLCLFMAPNTERSVYVPAAFLLCWTFLDSNGLWFVTLLNVLYCVKITDFQHPVFLLLKRNLSPKLSRLLLACVLVSSATTLLRVVLIQTVPFPEFAIRRNGTILDVNEDVLSLAISLVLISFLRFIINVTSTSLLIHSLRRHIQKMQGNASGFWNPQTEAHVGALKLMVYFLLLYIPYSVFNLIHYLPSSVGMDLGIRSLSTIISTLFLVGHSLLIILTHPRLKTKAKKILCCNK